A stretch of Henckelia pumila isolate YLH828 chromosome 4, ASM3356847v2, whole genome shotgun sequence DNA encodes these proteins:
- the LOC140863377 gene encoding potassium transporter 2: MDLSHGKCWSTWKKDSWKNTLLLAYQSLGVVYGDLSISPLYVYKSTFAEDIQHSDTNEEIFGVLSFVFWTLTLVPLFKYVFVVLRADDNGEGGTFALYSLICRHAKVSLLPNRQVADEALSTYKLEHPPETKNSSRVKTVLERHKFLHTALLILVLLGTCMVIGDGLLTPAISVFSAVSGLELSMSKEHHQYAMVPITCFILVCLFALQHYGTHRIGFCFAPIVLTWLLCISTLGLYNIFHWNPHVYQALSPYYMIKFLKKTRKGGWMSLGGILLCITGSEAMFADLGHFSYAAIQIAFSFLVYPALILAYMGQAAYLSKHHHTIHKIGFYVSVPECVRWPVLAVAILASVVGSQAIISGTFSIINQSQSLGCFPRVKVIHTSEKIHGQIYIPEINWMLMILCIAVTIGFRDIKHMGNASGLAVMAVMLVTTCLTSLVIILCWHKPPIVALCFLLFFGSIELLYFSASVIKFLEGAWLPILLALFLVTVMFVWHYATIKKYEYDLHNKVSLEWLLALGPSLGIARVPGIGLVFTDLTSGIPANFSRFVTNLPAFHRILVFVCIKSVPVPYVPPDERYLMGRVGPTTHRSYRCIVRYGYRDVHQDVDSFESELITRLADFIRYDWYKTHGVLDTYKEDATAGSGSVSGASSSECRLAVIGTIPAFEKDNSLQPESVSIEFPTIDSIANIEMEPMTIPQRKVRFAVENESEIDVGSEMDVRMMEELHDLHEAQQSGTAFILGHSHVRAKQGSSLLKRMAINFGYNFLRRNCRGADVALKVPPASLLEVGMLYVV, encoded by the exons ATGGATCTTTCCCATGGGAAGTGTTGGAGCACTTGGAAG AAGGATTCTTGGAAGAATACACTTTTATTAGCTTATCAGAGTCTTGGTGTAGTATATGGAGACCTTAGCATTTCCCCTCTATATGTGTACAAGAGCACATTTGCCGAGGACATTCAACACTCAGACACAAACGAAGAGATTTTTGGTGTTCTTTCTTTTGTTTTCTGGACATTAACTTTGGTTCCCCTTTTCAAATACGTTTTTGTTGTTCTTCGAGCAGATGATAATGGAGAGG GTGGTACTTTTGCCTTGTATTCTCTGATATGCAGGCATGCTAAAGTTAGCCTTCTCCCAAACCGTCAAGTTGCCGATGAAGCTCTGTCCACCTACAAACTCGAGCATCCCCCGGAGACGAAAAACAGCTCGAGGGTTAAAACAGTGCTGGAAAGGCACAAATTCTTGCACACGGCTTTGCTAATTTTAGTTCTACTTGGCACTTGTATGGTTATTGGAGATGGACTACTCACTCCAGCAATATCTG tTTTTTCAGCTGTTTCTGGTCTCGAGCTATCCATGTCTAAGGAACATCACCAAT ATGCAATGGTTCCAATCACTTGCTTCATACTAGTGTGCCTGTTTGCTCTACAGCACTATGGCACACATCGAATTGGTTTCTGTTTTGCACCAATTGTCCTCACTTGGTTACTATGTATCAGCACTCTTGGCCTGTATAATATTTTCCACTGGAACCCACATGTTTATCAAGCTCTATCCCCATATTACATGATTAAGTTCTTGAAGAAGACGAGGAAAGGTGGATGGATGTCTTTGGGTGGAATACTTTTGTGCATTACAG GATCAGAAGCAATGTTTGCTGATCTTGGCCATTTCTCATATGCAGCGATTCAG ATAGCTTTCTCCTTTTTGGTTTATCCAGCCCTGATATTGGCATATATGGGTCAAGCAGCTTACTTGTCAAAGCATCATCATACTATTCACAAGATTGGCTTTTACGTCTCAGTTCCAG AATGTGTAAGATGGCCAGTGCTTGCAGTAGCAATACTCGCTTCGGTTGTCGGAAGTCAGGCGATCATAAGTGGAACATTTTCTATAATCAACCAAAGTCAATCACTCGGTTGCTTCCCACGAGTCAAGGTCATTCACACGTCTGAAAAGATACATGGCCAAATTTACATTCCGGAGATCAACTGGATGCTCATGATCCTCTGCATTGCTGTAACAATTGGATTCCGAGACATAAAACACATGGGGAATGCATCCG GATTGGCCGTGATGGCAGTGATGCTGGTGACCACTTGTTTAACATCACTAGTAATTATCCTTTGTTGGCACAAACCTCCGATTGTGGCATTGTGCTTTCTACTTTTCTTTGGTTCCATCGAACTACTATACTTCTCCGCCTCCGTCATCAAGTTTCTTGAAGGTGCCTGGCTTCCGATCCTGCTCGCCCTCTTCCTAGTCACGGTTATGTTTGTCTGGCACTATGCCACCATCAAGAAATACGAATACGACCTCCACAACAAGGTTTCTCTTGAATGGCTATTAGCCTTAGGTCCTAGCTTAGGCATTGCTCGGGTCCCTGGAATTGGGCTTGTGTTCACAGACCTCACATCTGGTATTCCAGCCAATTTCTCCCGGTTTGTAACCAATCTCCCGGCCTTCCACAGAATCCTTGTCTTCGTCTGTATAAAATCTGTACCGGTACCGTACGTCCCCCCTGATGAGCGGTACCTCATGGGTCGTGTCGGCCCAACAACTCATCGCTCATATAGATGCATTGTCCGGTATGGATATCGCGACGTACACCAAGACGTCGACTCCTTTGAATCTGAACTCATTACCCGGCTGGCGGATTTCATACGCTATGACTGGTATAAAACACATGGAGTCTTGGATACATACAAAGAAGATGCCACCGCCGGCTCGGGGTCGGTATCTGGTGCATCATCGAGCGAGTGTCGCCTCGCGGTGATCGGGACCATACCAGCCTTCGAGAAAGACAACAGCCTACAACCAGAGAGTGTTTCCATTGAATTTCCGACTATTGACAGCATTGCCAACATCGAAATGGAACCGATGACCATACCCCAAAGAAAGGTGAGATTCGCTGTGGAGAACGAGTCCGAGATCGACGTGGGATCCGAAATGGACGTTCGGATGATGGAAGAGTTGCATGATTTGCATGAAGCTCAACAGTCAGGGACTGCATTTATACTCGGGCACTCTCATGTCCGGGCGAAACAAGGGTCTTCTCTGTTGAAGAGGATGGCTATAAATTTCGGGTATAATTTCTTGAGGAGGAACTGCAGGGGAGCAGATGTGGCTCTGAAAGTGCCTCCAGCATCACTTCTTGAGGTGGGGATGCTATATGTAGTGTAA
- the LOC140865911 gene encoding phosphoglucan phosphatase LSF2, chloroplastic — protein sequence MAGVINTCSFSKPPLQITSNKNKSKFASRFIKFPSIFCKFSGNETESNQPSLMVPRISSKNKMEDYNTAMKRMMRNPYEYHHDLGMNYTLITDDVIVGSQPQKAEDIDHLKEEQKVGYILNLQQDRDIEYWGIDLQSIIERSTKLGIRHMRRPAKDFDPESLRLGLPEAVSMLELAISEGNGRVYVHCTAGLGRAPAVAIAYMYWFCNMNLNTAYDTLTSKRPCGPNKKAIRGATYDLAKNDPWKEPFESLPEFAFEDIADWERKLIQDRVRALRKT from the exons ATGGCAGGTGTAATCAACACCTGTTCGTTCTCCAAACCTCCGTTACAAATCACTTCCAACAAGAACAAGTCGAAATTTGCATcacgtttcatcaaatttcccagtattttttgtaaattttcCGGGAATGAAACTGAATCAAATCAACCAAGCCTAATGGTGCCAAGAATCAGCTCTAAGAACAAAATGGAGGACTATAATACGGCCATGAAGAGAATGATGAGGAACCCATATGAATATCATCATGATCTCG GCATGAACTATACATTGATAACTGATGATGTTATCGTCGGGTCACAACCTCAGAAAGCTGAGGATATTGATCATTTGAAAGAAGAACAGAAAGTGGGATACATTCTCAACTTGCAACAAGACAGAGACATTGAGTACTGGGGAATTGACCTGCAATCTATAATAGAACGAAGCACTAAACTTGGAATTCGTCACATGAGAAGGCCT GCAAAAGATTTTGATCCAGAGTCATTGAGACTTGGATTACCTGAAGCCGTTTCCATGTTGGAGTTGGCGATTTCAGAGGGAAACGGCAGAGTATATGTACACTGTACTGCTGGTTTGGGGAGGGCACCAGCTGTTGCCATTGCTTACATGTATTGGTTCTGCAATATGAAT TTGAATACAGCTTATGATACACTTACCTCAAAGAGACCTTGTGGACCAAACAAAAAAGCTATTCGTGGAGCAACATATGATTTGGCTAAAAATGATCCCTGGAAGGAACCCTTTGAGAGTTTGCCAGAATTTGCATTTGAAGATATAGCAGACTGGGAAAGAAAGCTAATCCAAGACCGTGTGCGTGCCCTGCGTAAAACTTGA
- the LOC140863382 gene encoding uncharacterized protein isoform X3 — MLIDKARIEPIISWFVTVHPHETSALIHSTSSFFFILSAYFVVLPLRDEGAISLGLGNLPGLFVGSLLLTLVAAPVSTLIFALPNLSKGKALVLIHRFFSLSLVVFFILWLFSTPGSSPFSFKGMLQVNSTIKEELKVTVSESVPPSSASWERHGWFYITVALLNLITISSTWARVIDVMDSESGSRLFGFIGAGATLGQLFGSLFATGMAWLGPYLLLFAALLLELAAQSSKGIDKHISQNPELFPIRNADTDDISENGDQSGSNFKSSSPRSSNSSPRTQIWPILEGLQLILSSSYLLQVALFLWLSAVVSSFFYFQKVTVIASAATTPVGRRRLLAQINSFIAVFILAGQLTLTGRILTVAGVTTAICSSPVVGFMNLIALAVWPSWIAVVISETSRKVVTYVVTRPGRELLFTVVSQDEKYKAKVCIDVIVQRLGDATAAGMYKLLFTTLHGKVSTVPLYALPACCIWIVTAYHLGRRQTRLAKYRASHPPEPS; from the exons ATGTTAATTGACAAAGCTCGAATTGAGCCGATAATTTCATGGTTTGTTACAGTTCATCCCCACGAAACCTCGGCGTTGATCCATTCTacctcttctttcttcttt ATTTTGAGTGCGTATTTTGTGGTTCTCCCATTACGCGATGAAGGGGCGATTTCATTAGGATTAGGGAATCTTCCAGGACTTTTTGTCGGGTCTTTGCTTCTAACTCTGGTTGCCGCGCCGGTTTCAACTCTCATTTTTGCATTGCCCAATCTTTCCAAAGGAAAG GCCTTGGTCTTGATACACAGGTTTTTTAGCTTGTCTCTTGTTGTATTCTTCATTCTATGGCTTTTTTCTACTCCTGGAAGCTCACCATTCAGTTTCAAG GGAATGCTTCAGGTGAACTCGACCATAAAGGAGGAGTTGAAGGTTACGGTTAGCGAAAGCGTTCCACCCAGTTCTGCTAGCTGGGAAAGACATGGATGGTTTTACATCACT GTTGCTCTGCTTAATCTTATTACTATCTCTTCAACTTGGGCAAGAGTAATCGACGTGATGGATAGTGAG TCAGGTTCAAGATTGTTTGGATTTATTGGTGCTGGTGCTACACTGGGGCAGCTATTTGGTTCACTGTTTGCCACTGGAATGGCTTGGTTAGGCCCAT aTCTGCTCCTCTTTGCTGCACTTTTGTTGGAATTAGCGGCGCAGTCTTCAAAAGGAATTGACAAGCACATTTCCCAGAATCCAGAACTCTTTCCCATCCG AAATGCTGATACTGATGACATCAGTGAAAACGGAGATCAAAGCGGATCTAATTTTAAATCTTCTTCCCCTAGATCTTCTAATTCTTCACCGAGAACTCAAATCTGGCCTATATTAGAGGGACTTCAACTTATATTATCATCATCTTATTTATTACAAGTTGCGTTATTCCTGTGGCTAAGTGCAGTAGTCTCCTCCTTCTTCTATTTCCAG AAAGTAACTGTCATTGCCAGTGCCGCGACGACTCCTGTTGGTAGGAGGCGATTGTTAGCACAAATCAATAGCTTCATTGCAGTTTTTATTCTTGCTGGGCAACTTACTTTAACG GGCCGCATCCTTACCGTTGCTGGGGTGACCACAGCTATTTGTTCTTCACCAGTTGTTGGCTTCATGAATCTGATTGCTTTAGCTGTGTGGCCATCATGGATTGCAGTTGTCATCTCTGAAACCTCACGGAAG GTGGTTACATATGTTGTTACTAGGCCGGGAAGGGAGCTTCTTTTTACAGTTGTTTCACAGGATGAGAAGTACAAGGCAAAG GTATGCATTGATGTGATTGTTCAAAGGCTGGGAGATGCCACTGCCGCTGGGATGTATAAGCTGCTTTTCACAACGCTACACGGCAAAGTTTCCACTGTCCCCCTCTATGCATTGCCT GCCTGTTGTATATGGATAGTGACAGCATACCACTTAGGGCGCCGGCAAACAAGACTAGCTAAATACAGGGCGTCTCATCCACCGGAACCATCATAA
- the LOC140865869 gene encoding uncharacterized protein, which yields MVKNRPWRIIPRPLLETILNNHMQHHRVPQPLILHGPRGVGKTTLILERLLDKWNTSPHITGYIDFAESMEDHHPKHGQSFPWTSWSICPAPKLVTLKAQLENCLESMAQKAIKLGTISSHQIFTILTKWHSPTTALNRILNLKGGDVNCRRAVRNKKNRVTASHLWDSAVFKLSAGLSEQEMNEDFDATINVEEGSYYKEAMAALKLAKEVIDAQAKWRVNAIRDLNSKGGFSRSLANSATDWPCLLLELLSLAAEMDYFQPKLVINNIEVLKNAVVMDDSTICGSMYHDSLLWRIIALGANETCLPVLFLSSDSYYSYRAFMDFGYPDVFISRETFEWSRAAAKMHMVSDYFSQTELDLVVEVLGSNPRHLFEVYALKLSSYYHTLMSDKGSTFEDLVDVYLAYLQVNVVNPAMHKALLLLEKFAVDTQSGKIPKDKLRFGAPWRHPPKSGNLTSWAKVQLMDFVQSLVKAEFGVNYLADCSLEIFDDPSAVAMLEVGLLYAQRDPSFIRPVSRGIERCLVRWMVQERMSLSFKSKFQYHWQRSIRGRSYRHLLLQVGYK from the exons ATGGTGAAGAACAGGCCATGGCGAATCATCCCAAGACCTCTCTTGGAGACCATCCTCAACAACCACATGCAGCATCACCGAGTGCCTCAGCCCCTAATCCTCCACGGCCCTCGTGGGGTCGGCAAAACCACGCTGATTCTTGAAC GTCTGCTTGATAAATGGAACACTAGCCCTCACATTACTGGCTATATCGACTTTGCGGAGTCAATGGAAGATCACCATCCAAAGCACGGTCAATCATTTCCTTGGACCTCATGGTCCATTTGTCCAGCACCTAAACTTGTAACATTGAAGGCTCAGCTTGAAAACTGTCTGGAATCCATGGCTCAAAAGGCCATTAAGCTTGGGACCATCAGCTCCCACCAAATATTCACCATTCTTACAAAATGGCACAGTCCAACCACTGCCCTCAACCGAATTTTGAATCTCAAGGGTGGTGATGTGAACTGCAGAAGGGCTGTAAGAAATAAAAAGAACAGGGTTACTGCATCACATTTGTGGGATAGTGCAGTTTTTAAATTATCTGCTGGACTTAGTGAGCAGGAGATGAATGAGGACTTTGATGCTACTATAAATGTGGAAGAGGGATCATATTACAAGGAGGCAATGGCTGCATTGAAGTTGGCGAAAGAGGTTATCGATGCTCAAGCAAAGTGGAGGGTGAACGCAATTCGAGATTTGAACAGTAAGGGTGGGTTTTCACGGTCCTTAGCGAATTCGGCCACTGATTGGCCTTGTTTATTGCTGGAGTTGTTGTCTTTAGCTGCTGAAATGGACTATTTTCAG CCAAAGCTGGTGATAAATAACATCGAGGTTCTGAAGAATGCTGTTGTAATGGATGATTCAACAATATGTGGATCCATGTACCATGATAGTTTGCTTTGGAGAATTATAGCTTTGGGTGCAAATGAGACATGTCTTCCGGTTCTTTTTTTATCATCTGATAG CTACTACTCATACCGGGCATTCATGGATTTTGGATATCCGGATGTTTTCATCTCACGTGAG ACATTTGAATGGAGTCGAGCAGCCGCAAAAATGCATATGGTCAGCGACTATTTTAGTCAGACTGAG TTGGATTTAGTTGTTGAGGTACTTGGGTCAAATCCACGGCATCTTTTTGAGGTTTATGCGCTCAAGCTATCCAGTTACTACCATAC GCTGATGAGTGACAAGGGAAGTACATTTGAAGACCTTGTAGATGTATATTTGGCTTATTTACAG GTAAATGTGGTTAATCCTGCAATGCATAAAGCATTGCTGCTCCTGGAAAAGTTTGCTGTTGATACACAAAGTGGAAAAATCCCAAAAGATAAATTGCGATTTGGTGCACCATGGAGGCATCCCCCCAAATCAGGAAATCTCACTTCATGGGCCAAAGTTCAGTTGATGGACTTTGTTCAATCTCTAGTTAAAGCAGAGTTTGGG GTTAACTATCTTGCAGATTGCAGCCTTGAGATATTTGATGATCCCTCTGCTGTTGCGATGCTGGAG GTCGGTTTATTGTATGCCCAGCGAGATCCATCCTTTATTCGTCCAGTTTCCCGTGGTATTGAGAGATGCCTTGTTAGATG GATGGTTCAAGAACGCATGAGCCTGAGCTTCAAGAGTAAGTTCCAGTACCACTGGCAGCGCAGTATACGAGGCCGCAGCTATAGACATTTGCTGTTACAAGTTGGATACAAGTAG
- the LOC140863382 gene encoding uncharacterized protein isoform X2 produces MLIDKARIEPIISWFVTVHPHETSALIHSTSSFFFILSAYFVVLPLRDEGAISLGLGNLPGLFVGSLLLTLVAAPVSTLIFALPNLSKGKALVLIHRFFSLSLVVFFILWLFSTPGSSPFSFKGMLQVNSTIKEELKVTVSESVPPSSASWERHGWFYITVRIFLFLWVALLNLITISSTWARVIDVMDSESGSRLFGFIGAGATLGQLFGSLFATGMAWLGPYLLLFAALLLELAAQSSKGIDKHISQNPELFPIRNADTDDISENGDQSGSNFKSSSPRSSNSSPRTQIWPILEGLQLILSSSYLLQVALFLWLSAVVSSFFYFQKVTVIASAATTPVGRRRLLAQINSFIAVFILAGQLTLTGRILTVAGVTTAICSSPVVGFMNLIALAVWPSWIAVVISETSRKVVTYVVTRPGRELLFTVVSQDEKYKAKVLRVSVCHGFWKLLLKFNNPPMKAPIKIKTVTFISKSNFRLSITLFSSPIGYWPISQCVYLIKD; encoded by the exons ATGTTAATTGACAAAGCTCGAATTGAGCCGATAATTTCATGGTTTGTTACAGTTCATCCCCACGAAACCTCGGCGTTGATCCATTCTacctcttctttcttcttt ATTTTGAGTGCGTATTTTGTGGTTCTCCCATTACGCGATGAAGGGGCGATTTCATTAGGATTAGGGAATCTTCCAGGACTTTTTGTCGGGTCTTTGCTTCTAACTCTGGTTGCCGCGCCGGTTTCAACTCTCATTTTTGCATTGCCCAATCTTTCCAAAGGAAAG GCCTTGGTCTTGATACACAGGTTTTTTAGCTTGTCTCTTGTTGTATTCTTCATTCTATGGCTTTTTTCTACTCCTGGAAGCTCACCATTCAGTTTCAAG GGAATGCTTCAGGTGAACTCGACCATAAAGGAGGAGTTGAAGGTTACGGTTAGCGAAAGCGTTCCACCCAGTTCTGCTAGCTGGGAAAGACATGGATGGTTTTACATCACTGTGAGGATTTTCTTGTTCCTCTGG GTTGCTCTGCTTAATCTTATTACTATCTCTTCAACTTGGGCAAGAGTAATCGACGTGATGGATAGTGAG TCAGGTTCAAGATTGTTTGGATTTATTGGTGCTGGTGCTACACTGGGGCAGCTATTTGGTTCACTGTTTGCCACTGGAATGGCTTGGTTAGGCCCAT aTCTGCTCCTCTTTGCTGCACTTTTGTTGGAATTAGCGGCGCAGTCTTCAAAAGGAATTGACAAGCACATTTCCCAGAATCCAGAACTCTTTCCCATCCG AAATGCTGATACTGATGACATCAGTGAAAACGGAGATCAAAGCGGATCTAATTTTAAATCTTCTTCCCCTAGATCTTCTAATTCTTCACCGAGAACTCAAATCTGGCCTATATTAGAGGGACTTCAACTTATATTATCATCATCTTATTTATTACAAGTTGCGTTATTCCTGTGGCTAAGTGCAGTAGTCTCCTCCTTCTTCTATTTCCAG AAAGTAACTGTCATTGCCAGTGCCGCGACGACTCCTGTTGGTAGGAGGCGATTGTTAGCACAAATCAATAGCTTCATTGCAGTTTTTATTCTTGCTGGGCAACTTACTTTAACG GGCCGCATCCTTACCGTTGCTGGGGTGACCACAGCTATTTGTTCTTCACCAGTTGTTGGCTTCATGAATCTGATTGCTTTAGCTGTGTGGCCATCATGGATTGCAGTTGTCATCTCTGAAACCTCACGGAAG GTGGTTACATATGTTGTTACTAGGCCGGGAAGGGAGCTTCTTTTTACAGTTGTTTCACAGGATGAGAAGTACAAGGCAAAG GTTCTCAGGGTTAGTGTGTGCCATGGCTTCTGGAAACTATTACTCAAATTCAACAATCCTCCAATGAAAGCTCCAATCAAAATTAAAACCGTGACCTTTATTTCGAAGTCAAATTTTAGATTGAGCATAACCTTATTCTCATCTCCTATAGGATATTGGCCTATATCGCAGTGTGTCTATTTGATTAAAGATTAA
- the LOC140863382 gene encoding uncharacterized protein isoform X4, with translation MLQVNSTIKEELKVTVSESVPPSSASWERHGWFYITVRIFLFLWVALLNLITISSTWARVIDVMDSESGSRLFGFIGAGATLGQLFGSLFATGMAWLGPYLLLFAALLLELAAQSSKGIDKHISQNPELFPIRNADTDDISENGDQSGSNFKSSSPRSSNSSPRTQIWPILEGLQLILSSSYLLQVALFLWLSAVVSSFFYFQKVTVIASAATTPVGRRRLLAQINSFIAVFILAGQLTLTGRILTVAGVTTAICSSPVVGFMNLIALAVWPSWIAVVISETSRKVVTYVVTRPGRELLFTVVSQDEKYKAKVCIDVIVQRLGDATAAGMYKLLFTTLHGKVSTVPLYALPACCIWIVTAYHLGRRQTRLAKYRASHPPEPS, from the exons ATGCTTCAGGTGAACTCGACCATAAAGGAGGAGTTGAAGGTTACGGTTAGCGAAAGCGTTCCACCCAGTTCTGCTAGCTGGGAAAGACATGGATGGTTTTACATCACTGTGAGGATTTTCTTGTTCCTCTGG GTTGCTCTGCTTAATCTTATTACTATCTCTTCAACTTGGGCAAGAGTAATCGACGTGATGGATAGTGAG TCAGGTTCAAGATTGTTTGGATTTATTGGTGCTGGTGCTACACTGGGGCAGCTATTTGGTTCACTGTTTGCCACTGGAATGGCTTGGTTAGGCCCAT aTCTGCTCCTCTTTGCTGCACTTTTGTTGGAATTAGCGGCGCAGTCTTCAAAAGGAATTGACAAGCACATTTCCCAGAATCCAGAACTCTTTCCCATCCG AAATGCTGATACTGATGACATCAGTGAAAACGGAGATCAAAGCGGATCTAATTTTAAATCTTCTTCCCCTAGATCTTCTAATTCTTCACCGAGAACTCAAATCTGGCCTATATTAGAGGGACTTCAACTTATATTATCATCATCTTATTTATTACAAGTTGCGTTATTCCTGTGGCTAAGTGCAGTAGTCTCCTCCTTCTTCTATTTCCAG AAAGTAACTGTCATTGCCAGTGCCGCGACGACTCCTGTTGGTAGGAGGCGATTGTTAGCACAAATCAATAGCTTCATTGCAGTTTTTATTCTTGCTGGGCAACTTACTTTAACG GGCCGCATCCTTACCGTTGCTGGGGTGACCACAGCTATTTGTTCTTCACCAGTTGTTGGCTTCATGAATCTGATTGCTTTAGCTGTGTGGCCATCATGGATTGCAGTTGTCATCTCTGAAACCTCACGGAAG GTGGTTACATATGTTGTTACTAGGCCGGGAAGGGAGCTTCTTTTTACAGTTGTTTCACAGGATGAGAAGTACAAGGCAAAG GTATGCATTGATGTGATTGTTCAAAGGCTGGGAGATGCCACTGCCGCTGGGATGTATAAGCTGCTTTTCACAACGCTACACGGCAAAGTTTCCACTGTCCCCCTCTATGCATTGCCT GCCTGTTGTATATGGATAGTGACAGCATACCACTTAGGGCGCCGGCAAACAAGACTAGCTAAATACAGGGCGTCTCATCCACCGGAACCATCATAA
- the LOC140863382 gene encoding uncharacterized protein isoform X1, translating to MLIDKARIEPIISWFVTVHPHETSALIHSTSSFFFILSAYFVVLPLRDEGAISLGLGNLPGLFVGSLLLTLVAAPVSTLIFALPNLSKGKALVLIHRFFSLSLVVFFILWLFSTPGSSPFSFKGMLQVNSTIKEELKVTVSESVPPSSASWERHGWFYITVRIFLFLWVALLNLITISSTWARVIDVMDSESGSRLFGFIGAGATLGQLFGSLFATGMAWLGPYLLLFAALLLELAAQSSKGIDKHISQNPELFPIRNADTDDISENGDQSGSNFKSSSPRSSNSSPRTQIWPILEGLQLILSSSYLLQVALFLWLSAVVSSFFYFQKVTVIASAATTPVGRRRLLAQINSFIAVFILAGQLTLTGRILTVAGVTTAICSSPVVGFMNLIALAVWPSWIAVVISETSRKVVTYVVTRPGRELLFTVVSQDEKYKAKVCIDVIVQRLGDATAAGMYKLLFTTLHGKVSTVPLYALPACCIWIVTAYHLGRRQTRLAKYRASHPPEPS from the exons ATGTTAATTGACAAAGCTCGAATTGAGCCGATAATTTCATGGTTTGTTACAGTTCATCCCCACGAAACCTCGGCGTTGATCCATTCTacctcttctttcttcttt ATTTTGAGTGCGTATTTTGTGGTTCTCCCATTACGCGATGAAGGGGCGATTTCATTAGGATTAGGGAATCTTCCAGGACTTTTTGTCGGGTCTTTGCTTCTAACTCTGGTTGCCGCGCCGGTTTCAACTCTCATTTTTGCATTGCCCAATCTTTCCAAAGGAAAG GCCTTGGTCTTGATACACAGGTTTTTTAGCTTGTCTCTTGTTGTATTCTTCATTCTATGGCTTTTTTCTACTCCTGGAAGCTCACCATTCAGTTTCAAG GGAATGCTTCAGGTGAACTCGACCATAAAGGAGGAGTTGAAGGTTACGGTTAGCGAAAGCGTTCCACCCAGTTCTGCTAGCTGGGAAAGACATGGATGGTTTTACATCACTGTGAGGATTTTCTTGTTCCTCTGG GTTGCTCTGCTTAATCTTATTACTATCTCTTCAACTTGGGCAAGAGTAATCGACGTGATGGATAGTGAG TCAGGTTCAAGATTGTTTGGATTTATTGGTGCTGGTGCTACACTGGGGCAGCTATTTGGTTCACTGTTTGCCACTGGAATGGCTTGGTTAGGCCCAT aTCTGCTCCTCTTTGCTGCACTTTTGTTGGAATTAGCGGCGCAGTCTTCAAAAGGAATTGACAAGCACATTTCCCAGAATCCAGAACTCTTTCCCATCCG AAATGCTGATACTGATGACATCAGTGAAAACGGAGATCAAAGCGGATCTAATTTTAAATCTTCTTCCCCTAGATCTTCTAATTCTTCACCGAGAACTCAAATCTGGCCTATATTAGAGGGACTTCAACTTATATTATCATCATCTTATTTATTACAAGTTGCGTTATTCCTGTGGCTAAGTGCAGTAGTCTCCTCCTTCTTCTATTTCCAG AAAGTAACTGTCATTGCCAGTGCCGCGACGACTCCTGTTGGTAGGAGGCGATTGTTAGCACAAATCAATAGCTTCATTGCAGTTTTTATTCTTGCTGGGCAACTTACTTTAACG GGCCGCATCCTTACCGTTGCTGGGGTGACCACAGCTATTTGTTCTTCACCAGTTGTTGGCTTCATGAATCTGATTGCTTTAGCTGTGTGGCCATCATGGATTGCAGTTGTCATCTCTGAAACCTCACGGAAG GTGGTTACATATGTTGTTACTAGGCCGGGAAGGGAGCTTCTTTTTACAGTTGTTTCACAGGATGAGAAGTACAAGGCAAAG GTATGCATTGATGTGATTGTTCAAAGGCTGGGAGATGCCACTGCCGCTGGGATGTATAAGCTGCTTTTCACAACGCTACACGGCAAAGTTTCCACTGTCCCCCTCTATGCATTGCCT GCCTGTTGTATATGGATAGTGACAGCATACCACTTAGGGCGCCGGCAAACAAGACTAGCTAAATACAGGGCGTCTCATCCACCGGAACCATCATAA